One region of Danio rerio strain Tuebingen ecotype United States chromosome 5, GRCz12tu, whole genome shotgun sequence genomic DNA includes:
- the LOC103911107 gene encoding general transcription factor II-I repeat domain-containing protein 2-like gives MLFASAPVAGTFLRLLLPWRPQKKKRKVDSEGRRFQERWELEYFFTENRGNCVCLICKETVALFKDFNVKRHYETRHAKIYDKLTGSERAEKVKQLQAALASQQRFFTRACESNESITKASYEVAMLIAKHGKPLTEGTFVKDCIMKMVENICPEKKQEFMNVCLARNTVARRVEDLSSDILRQLGDRGVAFDYFSLACDESTDVSDTAQLLIFLRGVDDNMNVSEELLDLKSLKGLTRGTDLFVSVCEAVDDMKLPWSKVSGIITDGAPAMAGERSGLSTLICNKVSEEAGNAIKLHCIIHQQALCAKHLKFDDVMKPVAKVINSIRSKALYHRQFQQFLRDIQAEYGDLIYYNDVRWLSRGSALQRFFSLKEEIRHFLDEKGQPMKQLSDPVWLANLAFLVDITKHLNELNVNLQGKDAVVSQLYAHIKAFGIKLQLFQRHLSLTEPCTAHFPALKEVIDSFPQDNIDVQMKGYVTAIASLSVEFNKRFQDFAVIEKDMLLFSSPLSADPDNAPPRLQLELIELQCDYECRGKHQQCSLVDFYRQLDKGRFPEMRSFAKKMLSLFGSTYLCEQTFSVMNLNKNRLRSKMSDSHLRDILRISTTAIKPDLVSLLKSRSQYHPSH, from the coding sequence ATGCTATTTGCCTCTGCACCTGTGGCGGGAACTTTTCTCCGCTTATTACTGCCATGGCGaccgcaaaaaaaaaagagaaaagttgACAGTGAGGGCCGGCGCTTTCAGGAGCGGTGGGAATTAGAATACTTCTTTACTGAAAATCGAGGCAATTGTGTTTGTCTAATTTGTAAAGAGACGGTTGCCTTGTTTAAGGATTTCAACGTTAAGCGGCATTACGAAACTAGACATGCTAAAATATACGACAAGCTAACCGGGAGTGAGCGCGCTGAAAAAGTGAAACAACTTCAAGCTGCTCTAGCATCACAACAGCGATTCTTCACGCGGGCCTGTGAGTCAAACGAGAGCATCACCAAAGCTAGCTACGAAGTGGCCATGTTAATTGCTAAACATGGCAAACCTTTAACTGAAGGTACGTTTGTCAAAGACTGTATTATGAAAATGGTGGAGAACATTTGCCCCGAGAAAAAGCAAGAATTCATGAATGTTTGCCTGGCACGAAACACGGTGGCACGGAGAGTTGAGGACTTATCATCAGATATTCTGAGACAGCTAGGGGACAGAGGAGTGGCTTTTGATTATTTCTCATTAGCCTGCGATGAAAGCACTGATGTATCTGACACTGCACAACTGCTGATTTTTTTAAGAGGAGTTGACGACAACATGAACGTGTCAGAGGAGCTGCTTGACCTAAAAAGCCTTAAAGGGCTAACCAGAGGAACGGatttatttgtttctgtttgtgaAGCTGTCGATGATATGAAACTGCCATGGAGTAAAGTTTCTGGGATCATTACCGATGGCGCACCTGCTATGGCTGGTGAGCGAAGCGGATTATCCACTCTGATCTGCAATAAAGTCAGCGAAGAAGCAGGTAACGCTATTAAACTTCACTGTATCATTCACCAGCAGGCTCTCTGCGCCAAACATCTGAAATTTGACGATGTTATGAAACCAGTGGCAAAGGTAATCAACTCTATTCGCTCAAAAGCTCTATACCACAGACAGTTTCAGCAGTTTTTGCGTGACATCCAAGCTGAATATGGTGACTTAATATATTACAATGATGTGAGGTGGCTAAGTCGGGGGTCCGCACTGCAGCGATTTTTCTCTCTCAAAGAGGAAATAAGACATTTTTTGGACGAGAAGGGTCAACCAATGAAACAACTGTCCGATCCTGTATGGCTGGCAAATCTGGCTTTTTTGGTTGACATAACGAAGCATCTGAATGAGCTAAATGTCAATCTTCAAGGAAAAGATGCAGTGGTAAGCCAGCTATACGCTCACATCAAGGCCTTTGGAATCAAACTGCAACTTTTCCAAAGACACTTGTCCCTAACAGAGCCCTGCACCGCGCACTTCCCAGCTTTGAAAGAGGTCATTGACAGTTTCCCACAGGACAATATCGATGTGCAAATGAAGGGTTATGTGACAGCCATCGCATCTCTTTCTGTGGAATTTAACAAACGCTTTCAAGACTTTGCAGTAATTGAAAAGGACATGCTGCTTTTCTCTTCTCCATTATCAGCGGACCCTGATAATGCTCCTCCACGGCTTCAGTTGGAGCTCATTGAGCTGCAGTGTGACTATGAGTGCCGCGGAAAACACCAGCAGTGTTCTCTTGTTGACTTTTACCGGCAGCTAGACAAAGGCAGGTTTCCTGAAATGCGATCATTTGCTAAGAAAATGCTGAGCTTATTCGGCTCCACATATTTGTGTGAGCAAACATTCTCAGTCATGAACTTAAACAAGAACCGATTGAGGTCAAAGATGAGTGACTCCCACTTGCGTGACATTTTACGCATTTCAACCACTGCCATCAAGCCGGACCTGGTCTCTTTACTAAAATCTAGATCTCAGTATCACCCTTCTCATTAA